A part of Myxococcales bacterium genomic DNA contains:
- a CDS encoding bifunctional riboflavin kinase/FAD synthetase, with the protein MKVFYSCNELGDFLKGGTIAIGNFDGVHLGHQALIHKVNEIKGHHPGGVLSFEPHIQQFLSPKKDFFRLMSGHHKIQELRNYALDVVVIHILDRNFLSLSPAEFVTKILKKQLKVDHVVVGEDFSFGSRAQGNISDLVSLAKKVDIHVHVVPDLMVEKQRCSSSAIRKNLMSGELNIARCMLGRSYSLFGKVQADQKMGAQLGFATANLRPLNFYLKRGVYASMTRVFNKDGHQDFLSATNVGVRPSISAAEELVVETHCLDQLLELNQKNLEIFFIAFLREEIKFPCLKALQEQVQKDFQAVRQLFLLHPHRFDCSH; encoded by the coding sequence ATGAAAGTATTTTATTCATGCAATGAACTGGGTGATTTTTTGAAGGGTGGCACAATTGCCATTGGCAATTTTGATGGTGTTCACTTGGGACACCAAGCTTTAATTCACAAAGTCAATGAAATAAAAGGTCATCATCCAGGAGGTGTTTTAAGTTTTGAGCCTCACATACAACAGTTTTTAAGCCCAAAAAAAGATTTTTTTCGTTTGATGAGTGGGCACCATAAAATACAAGAGCTTCGAAATTATGCTTTGGATGTGGTGGTGATACATATTTTGGACCGAAATTTTTTATCCCTCAGCCCGGCTGAATTTGTCACAAAAATTTTGAAGAAACAACTTAAAGTTGATCACGTGGTAGTAGGAGAGGATTTTTCATTTGGATCTCGAGCTCAGGGGAATATCAGTGATCTTGTGAGCTTAGCTAAAAAAGTGGATATCCATGTGCACGTGGTACCTGATCTAATGGTAGAAAAACAACGGTGCTCCTCTTCTGCCATCAGAAAGAATTTAATGTCAGGAGAACTGAATATCGCTCGCTGCATGTTGGGACGTTCTTATTCTTTATTTGGCAAAGTACAAGCAGATCAAAAAATGGGTGCTCAACTAGGTTTTGCAACGGCAAATCTTAGGCCTTTAAATTTTTATTTGAAGCGAGGGGTTTATGCCTCGATGACTCGAGTGTTCAATAAAGATGGCCATCAAGATTTTTTGAGTGCAACAAATGTAGGGGTACGACCAAGTATAAGTGCAGCAGAAGAGTTGGTAGTTGAAACTCACTGCCTCGATCAGCTTTTGGAGTTGAACCAAAAAAATCTCGAAATATTCTTTATAGCTTTCCTGCGTGAAGAAATTAAATTCCCATGCCTTAAGGCATTGCAGGAGCAAGTACAAAAGGACTTTCAAGCGGTTCGTCAATTATTTCTTCTTCATCCACATCGCTTTGATTGTTCACACTAA
- a CDS encoding 30S ribosomal protein S21 — MTRITIREGESFERALKRFKKRVEQAGVLKEVRKREFHVKKSVSEKLKKRAAEARSRKRQKRMAQRGFN; from the coding sequence GTGACCAGAATTACTATAAGAGAAGGCGAATCATTTGAGCGAGCTCTTAAGCGTTTTAAAAAACGGGTAGAACAAGCAGGTGTACTCAAAGAAGTGCGCAAGCGCGAATTCCATGTTAAAAAATCAGTTTCAGAAAAGCTCAAAAAACGTGCAGCTGAGGCTCGATCGCGTAAACGTCAGAAACGAATGGCACAACGAGGCTTTAACTAG
- a CDS encoding ABC transporter substrate-binding protein: protein MRAQTFAYLTILVLSSIFFCSCTKSCSNPIDHTGFINIAVSSPIETLDARYATSANSLRISGLVFAPLLTLGDDLSPQPFLAKSIEILDEKTFKITLHPNLKFHDGTPITADDVVYTFDQLSSKNVSSPHAQKFNYLKDIQKISPTEVIFELKKVFAPFLTDICALGIVSKNSCLGRSQECRHEYNGSGPFKVKEWNKAKEEIIFEPFADWWEGAPKNPLFVRIVRDENTRLLELMGQKTDLVQGDISPQNILELKKQAYLDVEQIAGTGYSYLAINVRGPKKNDKENSESYLTHKALASIKVRKAIAHAIDFDKIIEKILLGTAKRVSGLIPNGHWAKDPSLKVPAYDPKKAEKELDEAGFPRLSGHRPRFQLTIATTPNRMRQGIAQLYADYLGKIGIEVNIRVKDWGALYQDMKQGNFDLFSAIWVPVTEPDLYHWVHHSENIPDLDGSGGNRHGYRNQKVDKLIEQARSIISPQERKMLYHQIEQILLDELPYIPLWNEDQIVIYNKIRLHNFKAHPTGSLLGLRKAYIEPLKKKANN, encoded by the coding sequence ATGCGGGCTCAAACTTTTGCATATCTGACAATTTTAGTCCTATCATCGATATTTTTTTGCTCCTGTACAAAATCTTGTAGCAACCCAATCGATCACACTGGCTTTATCAATATTGCTGTTTCGTCTCCAATCGAAACATTAGATGCTCGCTATGCGACTTCTGCTAATTCATTGCGCATAAGCGGGCTTGTTTTCGCACCTTTATTAACATTAGGTGATGATCTAAGCCCACAGCCTTTTTTAGCAAAGAGCATTGAAATATTAGATGAAAAAACCTTCAAGATCACTTTACATCCCAATCTTAAATTCCATGATGGTACTCCCATCACCGCTGATGACGTCGTCTATACTTTTGATCAATTAAGCAGCAAAAATGTATCCTCTCCTCACGCACAAAAATTTAACTACTTAAAGGACATACAAAAAATTTCTCCCACCGAAGTAATATTTGAACTTAAAAAAGTATTTGCACCATTTTTAACTGATATCTGTGCCTTGGGTATTGTGTCTAAAAATTCATGTTTAGGCCGCTCTCAAGAATGCCGTCATGAGTACAATGGTTCTGGTCCTTTTAAAGTCAAAGAATGGAACAAAGCCAAAGAAGAAATTATATTTGAGCCTTTTGCTGACTGGTGGGAAGGCGCTCCTAAAAACCCTCTGTTTGTGCGGATAGTGCGTGATGAGAACACGCGCTTGCTTGAGCTCATGGGACAAAAAACCGACTTAGTCCAAGGTGACATTAGCCCACAAAATATTCTTGAACTAAAAAAACAAGCTTATCTCGATGTCGAGCAGATTGCAGGAACTGGCTACTCATATCTCGCAATTAACGTGCGTGGTCCGAAAAAAAACGATAAAGAAAATAGCGAGTCTTACCTGACTCACAAGGCGCTTGCTTCTATAAAAGTTAGGAAAGCCATCGCTCATGCAATCGACTTTGATAAAATTATTGAAAAAATACTCTTAGGCACAGCAAAAAGAGTCAGCGGCCTTATTCCCAACGGACATTGGGCAAAGGATCCAAGTCTTAAAGTTCCAGCCTATGATCCAAAAAAAGCAGAAAAAGAACTTGATGAAGCAGGCTTTCCTCGATTATCCGGCCATCGTCCTCGTTTTCAGCTAACTATTGCCACGACCCCTAATCGTATGCGGCAAGGCATTGCTCAGCTTTACGCTGATTATCTTGGCAAAATTGGTATTGAAGTAAACATTCGAGTAAAAGATTGGGGAGCATTGTATCAAGATATGAAACAAGGAAATTTTGATCTGTTCAGTGCTATTTGGGTACCGGTTACAGAGCCTGATTTATACCACTGGGTGCATCATTCTGAAAATATTCCTGACTTGGACGGAAGTGGAGGAAATCGCCATGGCTATCGCAATCAAAAAGTTGATAAATTAATTGAGCAAGCTCGTTCAATTATTTCCCCGCAAGAAAGAAAAATGCTTTATCACCAGATAGAACAAATTCTTTTAGATGAACTTCCCTACATTCCCCTTTGGAATGAAGACCAAATTGTGATCTACAATAAAATCCGTCTGCATAACTTTAAAGCTCACCCTACTGGATCTTTATTGGGCCTCAGAAAAGCCTATATTGAACCATTAAAAAAGAAGGCTAACAATTGA
- a CDS encoding lytic transglycosylase domain-containing protein, translating to MPESLRVGVDFWIKIYAHYDSHQAVFYDTQTYTIYDVLDLPKISKEISSPKYKDDVKKHYTKIADALEMLTSKSRSNTLDPLQKKLDVIIKKNKLENIADLSARLRNQNGLKSQFELGLKMSGRYIDEVEALLKSQGLPTDLVALVFVESLWNINAVSHAGASGPWGIVKETARLSGIHVNRFTDERLDPVIATMAAAQYLKKAKEGLGEWPLAITSYNYGYPGMLRAVAGLNTKKIDVIIDQHDSPIFGYASKNYYQEFKAALYIYQNREKYFPNLTKEQPWNYELVQVLRPVSIKALLSSKAVSKDDLREYNPGLTKYTLEGDEVIPGNYTLRIPKGKSKLFYERLKTIPAKKRERAKWKISTKYHAKGHESLEIISKKIGVIPDYIAEKLGESPKYKPKGVINIRSHSYAFTQLKNIADNIIATLRPTKIADRIKP from the coding sequence TTGCCTGAGAGCCTTAGAGTAGGAGTAGATTTTTGGATAAAAATCTATGCTCACTATGACAGTCACCAGGCAGTTTTTTATGATACTCAGACCTACACTATCTATGATGTTCTTGATTTACCAAAAATTTCCAAGGAGATCAGTTCGCCAAAATATAAAGATGATGTGAAAAAGCATTATACAAAAATTGCAGACGCTCTCGAAATGTTGACAAGCAAAAGTCGCTCCAATACATTGGATCCGCTTCAGAAAAAACTTGATGTTATCATAAAAAAAAACAAGCTTGAAAATATAGCAGATTTGTCTGCTCGCTTGCGTAATCAAAATGGCCTAAAAAGTCAGTTTGAGCTTGGGCTTAAGATGTCTGGGCGTTACATCGATGAAGTAGAAGCGCTACTTAAATCCCAGGGGCTTCCGACTGATCTGGTCGCTTTGGTGTTTGTAGAATCGCTTTGGAATATTAATGCGGTTTCTCACGCAGGTGCATCAGGCCCATGGGGTATTGTCAAAGAAACAGCTCGGCTTTCGGGAATTCATGTTAATCGTTTTACCGATGAACGCCTAGATCCGGTGATTGCGACTATGGCTGCGGCTCAATATTTAAAGAAGGCTAAGGAAGGACTTGGAGAGTGGCCCTTAGCCATAACTTCCTACAACTATGGTTATCCTGGCATGTTGAGAGCTGTGGCAGGCCTCAATACCAAAAAAATTGATGTGATAATCGATCAGCATGACTCACCCATATTTGGTTATGCATCAAAAAATTATTATCAAGAATTCAAAGCTGCGCTCTATATCTATCAGAATCGCGAAAAATATTTTCCCAATCTCACCAAGGAGCAACCGTGGAATTATGAATTGGTACAAGTCTTAAGACCTGTGTCGATAAAAGCTCTTCTTTCAAGCAAGGCAGTGAGTAAAGATGATTTAAGGGAGTATAATCCGGGACTTACGAAGTATACCCTCGAAGGAGATGAAGTTATTCCTGGGAATTACACGCTGCGGATTCCTAAAGGAAAATCAAAGCTTTTCTATGAACGCCTCAAAACCATTCCTGCCAAAAAGCGTGAGCGAGCAAAGTGGAAAATAAGCACAAAATATCACGCTAAAGGGCATGAAAGTCTTGAAATTATAAGCAAAAAAATTGGTGTCATCCCCGACTATATAGCTGAAAAACTGGGAGAATCACCAAAATACAAACCCAAAGGCGTTATCAATATTCGTTCCCATAGTTATGCCTTCACTCAGCTTAAAAACATTGCTGACAATATTATAGCTACGCTTAGACCAACAAAAATCGCTGACAGAATAAAACCTTAG
- a CDS encoding type 2 isopentenyl-diphosphate Delta-isomerase has protein sequence MKSAKMGSNIKLKHVQACMLDESQYQKTTGLELIDLENESAAEINLDDVNIETSFLGHHLKAPLMIAPMTGGMELGSFLNQRWAQAAEHFGLAFGVGSQRLALENEEVRNSFVVRQYAKTALIFANLGAAQLVSGLNLQDALRAVDMIEADALFIHLNPLQEMCQKRGDKNFSGVLRAISSLVIECKRRSIPVLVREVGFGLSSRSVRALINTGIDGIDCAGAGGTSWSKVESLCASDESMRRLGKVFGEWGIKTADSIRNVRAVDKQIPLIATGGIRSGLDIAKALYLGADIAAMAQPFLHAAMGKETDLENCIEQILLEFKVALAAAGKHSIEELKLPTQIS, from the coding sequence ATGAAATCAGCAAAAATGGGTTCAAATATCAAACTTAAGCATGTGCAGGCTTGCATGCTTGATGAGTCGCAGTATCAAAAGACAACTGGTCTAGAACTGATTGATTTAGAAAACGAAAGTGCTGCAGAAATAAATCTTGATGACGTGAATATCGAGACAAGTTTCTTGGGACACCATTTAAAAGCTCCCTTGATGATTGCGCCAATGACTGGGGGAATGGAGCTTGGGTCCTTTTTGAATCAAAGATGGGCTCAAGCTGCTGAGCACTTTGGCCTGGCATTTGGCGTAGGAAGTCAGCGTTTGGCGCTAGAAAATGAGGAAGTTCGCAATTCTTTTGTGGTGAGGCAGTACGCCAAAACAGCTCTTATTTTTGCGAACTTAGGTGCAGCGCAATTGGTGTCGGGTCTCAACCTGCAGGATGCCTTGCGTGCCGTCGATATGATTGAAGCTGATGCACTATTTATTCATCTCAACCCACTTCAGGAAATGTGTCAGAAACGAGGTGACAAGAATTTTAGCGGTGTGCTTCGTGCTATCTCTTCTTTGGTGATCGAGTGCAAAAGGCGCTCGATTCCGGTTTTGGTACGTGAGGTAGGTTTTGGTCTTAGCTCCAGGTCGGTAAGGGCTCTGATCAATACAGGGATAGATGGAATCGATTGTGCAGGGGCGGGCGGAACTTCGTGGTCGAAGGTTGAATCTTTGTGTGCTTCCGATGAATCGATGCGACGATTGGGTAAAGTTTTTGGCGAGTGGGGAATAAAAACAGCAGATTCCATTCGTAATGTACGCGCAGTGGATAAACAAATTCCTTTAATCGCAACAGGTGGTATCAGAAGTGGTCTTGATATTGCCAAAGCTCTTTATTTAGGAGCAGATATTGCAGCTATGGCACAGCCCTTTTTGCACGCTGCCATGGGGAAAGAAACCGACCTAGAAAATTGTATTGAACAAATTTTATTGGAGTTTAAAGTAGCTCTTGCAGCCGCAGGCAAACACTCGATCGAGGAGTTAAAGTTGCCCACTCAGATAAGCTAA
- a CDS encoding sodium/proline symporter, whose product MQLTSLTAFLLYIFILLSIGIFSTRKNRSAEGYILGNRGLNYWVTAISANASDMSVWLFMGLPMAIYKEGLIHIWTAVGLILFMFLNWHFIAPKLRRATEHFDSLTLPTFFDRRLGTNAKSLRILGAIFSMIFLTLYVSAGITGMGYLFESIFGLNYAIGCTAAIFAVLIYISIGGFTAVCYTDFFQGIFLLVVIISVPVLILLSDGSQSPQIIFGAISKNLWTFDTSSILTSITLAFGWGVGYFGQPHILNKFMAIRNPDEISKSKWLGTLWQILALGGAVLVGIAAHHFFQTPPSNAEIIFVDMVNSLFSPFFASFILCAILAATLSTVDSQILVIASVVAEDFYGVLKKKNASDKKIILASRLGAVATCLIALGVALMKISSIYELVYYCWVGMGSAFGPLVIATLYFNKLTKNAAIFGMLFGGAVGLCWIWLDSSISATIPGFIAGGGAILLVSLYEHKTAKALSKNK is encoded by the coding sequence ATGCAACTTACTTCATTAACAGCATTTTTATTATATATATTTATATTACTATCAATAGGCATTTTTTCAACAAGAAAAAACCGCTCAGCAGAGGGCTATATTTTAGGAAACCGCGGGCTTAATTATTGGGTCACCGCTATTTCTGCCAATGCCAGTGATATGAGCGTTTGGCTGTTTATGGGCCTTCCCATGGCTATCTACAAGGAGGGTTTAATTCACATTTGGACTGCTGTAGGTCTCATACTTTTTATGTTTCTTAACTGGCACTTTATTGCTCCCAAATTGAGACGAGCTACAGAGCATTTTGACAGCCTTACTCTCCCAACATTTTTTGACAGGCGCCTTGGCACCAATGCTAAATCACTGAGAATATTGGGCGCCATTTTTTCCATGATTTTTCTCACCCTTTACGTCTCTGCAGGCATTACCGGCATGGGCTATTTATTTGAATCAATCTTTGGACTTAACTATGCTATTGGTTGCACAGCCGCCATCTTTGCCGTTCTAATCTATATCAGCATCGGAGGATTCACCGCCGTTTGCTATACAGATTTTTTTCAAGGCATATTCTTACTTGTTGTCATCATTTCTGTGCCAGTTTTGATTTTATTGAGCGATGGCTCTCAAAGCCCACAAATTATCTTTGGCGCTATCTCAAAAAATTTATGGACCTTTGACACATCAAGTATTCTTACTAGTATCACGCTGGCCTTTGGGTGGGGTGTCGGCTATTTTGGTCAACCTCATATCCTCAATAAATTTATGGCTATTCGCAATCCCGACGAGATTTCTAAGAGTAAGTGGTTGGGCACATTATGGCAAATTTTGGCTTTGGGAGGGGCTGTTTTGGTTGGTATTGCTGCACATCATTTTTTCCAAACACCGCCCAGCAATGCAGAAATAATATTTGTAGATATGGTCAATTCTTTGTTTTCGCCTTTCTTTGCGTCATTTATTTTGTGCGCCATTCTTGCTGCCACACTTTCAACAGTAGACTCACAGATACTGGTAATCGCAAGTGTTGTGGCAGAAGATTTTTATGGAGTGCTCAAAAAGAAAAATGCCAGTGATAAAAAAATTATACTGGCATCTCGCCTTGGAGCTGTCGCTACGTGCCTGATTGCCCTGGGTGTTGCTCTTATGAAAATTTCTTCCATCTATGAGCTGGTTTATTATTGTTGGGTTGGTATGGGCTCGGCCTTCGGCCCATTAGTGATAGCAACTCTTTATTTCAACAAACTCACAAAAAATGCAGCCATTTTTGGAATGCTTTTTGGGGGAGCCGTGGGGCTATGCTGGATATGGCTCGACAGTAGTATTTCAGCTACCATTCCCGGTTTTATTGCTGGAGGGGGAGCCATTTTGCTTGTGTCCCTCTATGAGCACAAAACAGCTAAAGCCCTGTCAAAAAATAAATAA
- the sctV gene encoding type III secretion system export apparatus subunit SctV, which translates to MALASHTKRGKFYGLNVAQHPDVFLAFTVILMVALLILPIPTFLIDIFISANISASLIILLLSIYIPSSLKLSSFPTILLIATLFRLGLNVATSRLILLNADAGEMVFAFGNSVVGGNLVVGIVIFLILMLINMLVVAKGSERVAEVAARFTLDAMPGKQMSIDADLRAGIIDMDQARQKREDLSRESQLFGAMDGAMKFVKGDVIAGIIIFCINIIAGIIIGKLEHGMELDEALATFAILSVGDGLVSIIPSLLMSVCAGLIVTRVDSDTSGHNLASNLASQLFSHPKAFLLAGIFIAFLALLPGLPPIPFIILALLVFSVAYTTYRHNNTKQDTSGRNAIFEDEQNFENLPQHEKSSGVLPICIEVANNLVPLVDDKSNFISELIPLLRESLEIELGIDFPGIRVRASTQQELLASHYTLLLNEVPICQGNVHPNHCLVSALPPELRELNIDNVEISTNPCTDVAASLVPIDYKDMLEEKGFMVWDAPSRILLHLSSLLRRNAKDFITLHEVQNMLDRLENQCPALVKEVVPKAISLTQLTDILKRLLSEEVSIKDIKTILQTLAEYGPQEQNTVLLTEYVRCALGRYLCYRFGQGLDTLLVFLLDPEIEDMIRSNIEQNNQNSFLALDPEVAQEILNALRQELNKLPPQASRPVILTSQDIRRFVRKLIELEFFEVAVISFQELSPEFKVQPIGRISVNNQSDVDEEEIIDEPLESPFVLAPAMP; encoded by the coding sequence ATGGCTTTAGCATCCCATACCAAACGGGGAAAATTTTATGGACTAAACGTAGCGCAACATCCTGATGTATTTTTGGCATTTACCGTTATTTTAATGGTGGCGCTATTAATCTTACCCATTCCGACTTTTCTTATTGATATCTTTATTTCAGCTAACATCTCTGCTTCTTTAATTATATTACTGCTCTCAATCTACATTCCAAGCTCTCTCAAGCTTTCATCCTTTCCAACCATTCTCCTTATAGCAACTTTGTTTCGGCTCGGTCTCAACGTCGCCACCTCGAGGCTTATTTTGCTTAATGCTGATGCGGGAGAAATGGTGTTTGCATTTGGCAATAGTGTAGTGGGAGGCAATCTCGTTGTTGGCATTGTTATTTTCTTGATTCTTATGCTCATCAACATGCTTGTTGTTGCTAAAGGATCAGAGAGAGTTGCTGAAGTTGCTGCCCGCTTTACGCTTGATGCTATGCCGGGCAAACAGATGAGCATCGATGCTGATCTAAGAGCAGGTATCATCGATATGGACCAAGCTCGTCAAAAACGAGAGGACTTAAGTAGGGAAAGTCAGCTCTTTGGCGCCATGGATGGCGCCATGAAATTTGTTAAAGGCGATGTTATTGCGGGTATCATAATTTTTTGCATCAATATTATCGCTGGCATTATCATAGGAAAACTCGAACACGGTATGGAACTTGATGAAGCTCTCGCCACTTTCGCCATTCTATCGGTTGGTGACGGACTCGTAAGCATAATTCCAAGCCTTCTCATGTCTGTGTGTGCGGGACTCATTGTAACGCGTGTAGATTCCGATACTTCGGGGCACAATTTAGCATCCAATCTTGCCTCCCAATTGTTCAGTCATCCCAAAGCATTTTTATTAGCAGGGATCTTTATCGCTTTTTTAGCATTACTGCCTGGTTTGCCACCAATCCCATTTATTATTTTAGCTTTGCTCGTATTCTCTGTGGCTTATACAACTTACAGACACAACAATACTAAGCAGGATACCTCGGGCAGAAATGCTATTTTTGAAGACGAACAAAATTTTGAAAACTTACCACAACATGAAAAATCGAGTGGTGTCTTACCTATTTGCATAGAAGTTGCCAATAATTTGGTGCCATTGGTTGATGATAAAAGCAATTTTATCAGCGAGCTCATTCCTTTGCTGCGAGAGTCTTTAGAAATAGAACTTGGTATAGATTTTCCCGGCATTAGAGTAAGAGCCTCTACACAACAAGAACTTTTAGCTTCTCACTACACATTACTGCTTAATGAAGTTCCTATCTGCCAAGGAAACGTTCACCCAAACCACTGTCTGGTTTCAGCACTTCCACCTGAACTAAGAGAGCTCAATATCGATAACGTCGAAATAAGCACTAACCCTTGTACAGATGTCGCGGCATCACTAGTACCAATCGACTATAAGGATATGCTTGAAGAAAAAGGATTCATGGTGTGGGATGCGCCCAGCCGTATTTTGCTTCACCTATCTTCTCTACTGCGCAGAAATGCTAAGGACTTTATCACACTCCACGAAGTACAAAACATGCTCGATCGCCTGGAAAATCAGTGCCCAGCCCTGGTAAAAGAAGTGGTACCTAAAGCCATAAGTCTCACTCAACTTACTGACATACTCAAACGCTTGCTGAGCGAAGAAGTTTCCATCAAAGATATTAAAACCATTCTTCAGACTCTTGCTGAATATGGCCCTCAAGAGCAAAATACTGTCTTGCTTACGGAATATGTACGATGTGCATTAGGAAGATACCTGTGCTACCGCTTTGGCCAAGGACTTGACACTCTTTTAGTATTTTTACTCGATCCAGAAATCGAAGATATGATCCGTTCCAATATCGAACAAAACAATCAAAATTCTTTTCTTGCTCTTGACCCTGAAGTAGCACAAGAAATTCTCAATGCTCTGCGTCAAGAGCTCAACAAGCTTCCCCCCCAGGCAAGTCGGCCTGTAATTCTCACCTCACAAGATATTCGCCGTTTCGTAAGAAAATTAATTGAACTTGAGTTTTTTGAGGTTGCCGTTATAAGTTTTCAGGAGCTCAGCCCTGAATTCAAAGTTCAACCTATTGGACGAATTAGTGTGAACAATCAAAGCGATGTGGATGAAGAAGAAATAATTGACGAACCGCTTGAAAGTCCTTTTGTACTTGCTCCTGCAATGCCTTAA
- a CDS encoding DUF2608 domain-containing protein yields MRTFVIILFFLANANMLSAEKALINTAEFLGVGKIKTSPDFISIVFNINSEIKTQYDAEANVIVISLIETDIKKIFCELRKRGVKIFGLTYRDPSTTQETTEQLNALDIEFDPVPANLSSEIRATLNMHDCGVIFANDGMGEYWTGDKGVYASVLLNAVFQTKLGQKNIIAYFADDRNEAVKEWNYQMQQQGISFISFLFLAVLSE; encoded by the coding sequence ATGCGGACTTTTGTAATTATCTTATTTTTTCTAGCGAATGCGAATATGCTTTCAGCCGAAAAAGCGCTTATCAATACAGCCGAATTTTTGGGAGTAGGAAAAATTAAAACTTCACCAGATTTTATCAGTATTGTTTTTAATATTAACTCCGAAATTAAAACTCAATATGATGCGGAAGCAAACGTTATTGTTATAAGTTTAATTGAGACAGATATTAAGAAAATTTTTTGTGAGCTAAGAAAGCGGGGCGTTAAAATATTTGGTCTGACATATCGTGATCCCAGTACAACTCAAGAAACAACAGAGCAATTGAACGCACTTGATATAGAATTTGATCCCGTGCCTGCTAATCTTTCTTCTGAAATAAGAGCCACACTGAACATGCATGATTGCGGAGTTATTTTTGCCAACGATGGCATGGGGGAATACTGGACAGGTGATAAAGGTGTTTATGCAAGTGTTTTGCTTAACGCAGTTTTTCAAACAAAACTTGGCCAAAAAAATATTATTGCCTATTTTGCCGATGATAGAAATGAGGCAGTAAAAGAATGGAATTATCAAATGCAACAACAAGGCATTTCCTTTATCAGCTTTTTATTTTTAGCAGTTCTAAGTGAGTAG
- a CDS encoding ABC transporter permease, which yields MSVTSLRGKCLSLIAVMFGATIIVSGSLRLVPGDPIDHILGDQAQEASRELLARDLGLVNENGQPVGFIDQYAGFIKSLLRNDIKSFMSRDNALDIILSRLPYTIALASCSMLIAIILGPILGVFASLFRHRWPDHLLSLFALAGISIPSFFLGPVLLLIFAIKYAVLPISGADDGIRSLILPSISMGTALAAMLARISRASMLEVLSEDFIRTAQAKGLAPSTVFFKHALRNALIPVITLVGLQFGAVLAGSVITEKIFNWPGIGLLLLESIQRLDMPLVQTCVLVIALIYALINIATDILYSFVDPRISIGGSR from the coding sequence GTGTCAGTCACCTCGCTTCGAGGAAAATGCTTATCCTTGATTGCCGTCATGTTTGGTGCAACTATTATTGTTTCGGGCAGTTTAAGACTTGTGCCAGGTGATCCTATCGATCATATCTTGGGAGATCAAGCTCAAGAAGCTTCACGAGAGCTCTTGGCGCGGGATTTGGGTTTAGTCAATGAAAATGGGCAGCCCGTAGGCTTCATCGATCAATACGCAGGCTTTATTAAATCACTCCTACGTAACGATATAAAGAGCTTTATGAGCAGAGATAATGCGTTGGACATTATTTTATCCCGCCTCCCCTACACCATAGCATTAGCTTCATGCTCTATGCTTATTGCCATCATACTTGGCCCTATCCTTGGCGTTTTTGCATCTCTCTTTCGGCATCGTTGGCCTGATCATCTGCTCAGCCTTTTTGCGCTGGCCGGCATCTCCATCCCGAGTTTTTTTTTGGGACCAGTTTTATTGCTCATATTTGCTATCAAGTATGCGGTGTTACCCATAAGCGGGGCCGACGATGGGATTCGCTCTTTGATTTTGCCTTCTATTTCAATGGGCACAGCCCTCGCCGCCATGCTGGCAAGAATTTCACGCGCGAGCATGCTCGAGGTGCTTTCTGAAGATTTTATTAGAACCGCTCAGGCAAAGGGGTTGGCACCAAGTACAGTATTTTTTAAACACGCGTTAAGAAATGCGCTTATTCCTGTCATCACACTCGTTGGCTTACAATTTGGAGCAGTGCTTGCAGGCTCAGTTATCACCGAAAAAATATTTAATTGGCCTGGCATTGGTCTTTTATTGCTGGAATCGATTCAACGCTTAGATATGCCCCTGGTACAAACTTGTGTACTCGTAATAGCTCTCATCTATGCTCTTATCAATATTGCAACAGACATCCTTTATAGTTTTGTTGATCCAAGAATTAGCATTGGAGGATCACGCTAA